Proteins encoded together in one Psychrobacter sanguinis window:
- a CDS encoding ABC-three component system middle component 6, translating to MILLSTDNPNNAVYYLGSKLLELMMQYNESRYTLGVTEYFEIMNKTHPVSMNRFLLVVDWLFMLGKITSDSEKGLQLCT from the coding sequence ATGATACTACTATCCACAGATAATCCCAATAACGCTGTCTACTATTTAGGTTCCAAGTTATTGGAACTGATGATGCAGTATAATGAGAGTCGCTACACACTGGGTGTCACAGAATACTTTGAAATAATGAATAAAACACATCCTGTAAGTATGAACCGGTTTTTATTAGTAGTAGACTGGCTTTTTATGCTTGGGAAGATCACTTCAGATAGTGAAAAAGGGTTGCAGCTATGTACCTAA
- a CDS encoding surface-adhesin E family protein gives MTRLLVFSLVLCSAQAYAAKWVQLADDDDSSFYIDIDSVRSISPYLVGSSSTDRYLSVFSRIDFNDGARLSSGEAYTHTIQYNYINCDMGSYFVKGFRMYNNREVVASDDYTIEDESEFKIAYPTTPPDDIIKTICV, from the coding sequence ATGACAAGACTACTGGTATTTAGTTTGGTGCTTTGTAGTGCTCAAGCGTATGCTGCAAAATGGGTGCAGCTTGCAGACGACGATGATTCTAGCTTTTATATAGATATTGATAGTGTTAGAAGTATTAGCCCTTACCTGGTAGGCAGCAGTTCGACTGATCGGTATCTATCAGTGTTCAGCAGGATTGACTTCAATGACGGTGCTCGCTTATCAAGCGGTGAGGCCTATACTCACACTATTCAATACAATTATATCAACTGTGATATGGGCAGCTATTTTGTTAAAGGTTTTAGAATGTATAACAACAGAGAAGTTGTAGCATCTGATGACTATACGATTGAAGATGAAAGTGAGTTTAAAATTGCATACCCTACCACTCCACCAGATGACATAATTAAAACCATCTGCGTATAA
- a CDS encoding S24 family peptidase, translating to MSYLVSNLEFLLKKHGINAYQLQDKSGIPQSTTFRIINGDTQSPSSKTVKKYAEYFGIEEAELRFKDLTRIQGDNFRVLPMDNVRRVPVLNYVQAGEFCHYFDDAIADTFEIIIGDYPPHVHWVIIEGLSMTPDFNPGDLILVDPDTQPSPGNYVVAKKAGENAVTFKKWRPRGFDDNGVEYCELVPLNPDFPTIDSRHTPFTICGVAVEHKKKLK from the coding sequence ATGTCTTACTTAGTTAGTAACTTAGAATTTTTATTAAAAAAACATGGAATTAACGCCTATCAATTACAGGACAAGTCTGGCATTCCACAGTCAACGACTTTCAGAATCATAAATGGTGATACGCAAAGCCCCAGCAGTAAGACTGTTAAGAAATATGCGGAATATTTCGGTATTGAAGAGGCTGAGCTTAGGTTTAAAGATCTCACTAGAATCCAAGGTGATAACTTCAGAGTTTTACCAATGGATAATGTACGGCGCGTACCCGTCCTTAATTACGTACAAGCTGGCGAGTTTTGCCATTACTTCGATGATGCTATTGCTGATACTTTTGAAATCATCATAGGTGATTACCCGCCCCACGTTCACTGGGTAATCATTGAAGGCTTAAGTATGACGCCTGACTTCAATCCAGGCGATCTAATCTTGGTTGATCCAGACACCCAGCCTTCACCCGGTAATTATGTCGTTGCTAAAAAGGCAGGTGAAAATGCCGTAACATTTAAAAAGTGGCGACCTCGTGGTTTCGATGACAACGGTGTGGAATACTGTGAGCTAGTACCTCTAAACCCTGACTTCCCTACCATTGATAGCAGACACACTCCGTTCACAATTTGCGGTGTGGCTGTTGAGCATAAGAAGAAACTGAAATAA
- a CDS encoding helix-turn-helix domain-containing protein → MTPKLIEKINALISAGMTQAMIEEQTDIPQYRVSRLGSGATKNPRWSDVEKINNLYDHVIAQGQHWNDFKQQTEET, encoded by the coding sequence ATGACTCCAAAGCTAATTGAGAAAATCAATGCACTCATTAGTGCCGGAATGACTCAGGCAATGATTGAAGAGCAAACTGATATTCCACAGTACCGAGTCTCGAGACTAGGAAGTGGAGCAACTAAAAATCCAAGATGGTCTGATGTTGAGAAAATCAATAATCTTTACGACCATGTCATTGCTCAAGGTCAACACTGGAATGACTTTAAACAACAAACCGAGGAGACTTAA
- a CDS encoding CII family transcriptional regulator — protein sequence MTQLSQEQVAWSRNMQTQVLNALAGTCQQDIAEIMGIDSGTITRLKDVHLIKLCNLLAALGLKIVPMELKCYNPEMVKMLYALARDNLMKSEEVDDFFHDDARIQIAEGTYRPRASLGV from the coding sequence ATGACTCAATTATCACAAGAACAAGTTGCATGGTCACGCAATATGCAAACACAAGTTTTGAATGCGCTTGCAGGCACTTGCCAGCAAGATATAGCAGAAATAATGGGTATCGATAGTGGGACTATCACGCGCTTAAAAGACGTGCATCTAATCAAGCTATGCAACCTATTGGCAGCGCTTGGGCTAAAGATCGTTCCTATGGAACTTAAATGCTACAACCCCGAAATGGTCAAGATGCTTTACGCTCTTGCGAGGGATAACTTGATGAAGTCAGAAGAAGTGGATGATTTTTTTCATGATGATGCGCGAATTCAGATAGCGGAAGGGACTTATAGGCCGCGGGCAAGTTTGGGGGTTTAA
- a CDS encoding phage antirepressor KilAC domain-containing protein: protein MFLENISNSNKTTMSSREIAQLCEKQHGHVCRDIEKLNETYESLGLSKVGEGYYTHPNTGNQKHREFLLTQEQCLDLITGYRADLRIRVNRRWQELEAQISTPAIPQSLPEALRLAADLAEKLEQQQAQLAIATPKAAALDLIGAAEGSLGVRETAKTLDIAQNKFTAWCVNNGWMYRDSKDKLQPYSGRIQQGYMEQRPVTFNGRDGTTRATTQPMFTPKGLARLAQIFAIVHEVA, encoded by the coding sequence ATGTTTTTAGAAAATATTTCAAATAGTAATAAAACTACTATGAGCAGCCGAGAAATTGCTCAGCTGTGTGAAAAACAGCATGGCCACGTTTGTAGAGACATCGAAAAACTTAATGAAACCTATGAATCATTAGGCCTATCCAAAGTTGGAGAGGGGTATTACACCCACCCAAACACGGGCAATCAGAAGCATAGAGAGTTTTTATTAACTCAAGAGCAGTGCCTGGATCTCATAACTGGTTATCGTGCTGATCTACGCATTCGAGTAAATAGACGCTGGCAAGAATTAGAGGCCCAAATAAGCACGCCAGCCATCCCTCAATCTCTACCAGAAGCGCTACGCCTAGCAGCTGACCTGGCAGAAAAATTAGAACAGCAGCAAGCACAATTAGCTATAGCGACTCCTAAAGCGGCAGCGCTTGATCTGATTGGCGCAGCAGAGGGCAGTCTTGGTGTACGTGAGACTGCAAAAACATTAGATATTGCGCAGAATAAATTTACTGCTTGGTGCGTAAATAACGGCTGGATGTATAGAGACTCTAAAGACAAGTTACAGCCGTATAGCGGTCGCATTCAACAAGGGTATATGGAACAGCGTCCGGTCACATTTAATGGCCGTGACGGGACTACCAGGGCGACAACACAGCCGATGTTCACACCAAAAGGTCTGGCAAGATTGGCACAGATATTCGCAATAGTACATGAGGTAGCGTAA
- a CDS encoding VRR-NUC domain-containing protein, whose protein sequence is MKGKRIGLSEDEVQTVVMNWSKRQKFKGRPLFDYIHHSPNGGKRAAKIGCSGKRYSPEAAKFKRMGVKAGYPDLIIDIARGAYHGLRIEIKKDGKSYATPAQKERIEMLAKEGYCAVVAKGIDNVIAVIQQYIKLGDFDGVSQLTADK, encoded by the coding sequence ATGAAAGGTAAACGAATAGGATTATCAGAAGATGAGGTACAAACAGTAGTAATGAATTGGTCTAAGCGCCAGAAGTTCAAAGGCCGACCATTGTTTGATTATATTCATCATTCGCCAAACGGCGGCAAGAGAGCCGCTAAAATTGGGTGTAGCGGTAAGCGATATTCACCAGAGGCGGCTAAATTTAAACGTATGGGTGTGAAAGCGGGCTACCCAGATTTGATTATTGATATTGCCAGGGGCGCTTATCACGGCCTACGTATTGAGATTAAAAAAGATGGTAAAAGCTATGCGACGCCGGCCCAAAAAGAACGAATCGAGATGTTGGCTAAAGAGGGATATTGCGCGGTTGTCGCTAAAGGGATTGATAACGTAATAGCAGTTATTCAGCAGTACATTAAATTAGGTGACTTTGATGGCGTAAGCCAGTTAACGGCCGACAAATAA
- a CDS encoding helix-turn-helix transcriptional regulator, with protein MAKKRLGFTDKQLRQIRVTVGRNLAAARKNAGMTQAEVMRIVWNVDNNRNRISEIENGNKDLTLTDLLIFQNLYNQSLDYICGLSVEPELDMLASTVNHVVNQSRSMVEYLTEQFAETITEHMKSICRNDHEALMYASKDLCSKLREVGGHDKEVANCMNKLMLVIRGIEAKQARQVMAVETQMLQIKQRLDKEDKHIMLSDLDCDYQYSLPLPEPVYSDEEMVKGVN; from the coding sequence GTGGCAAAAAAACGGCTTGGGTTTACGGATAAACAGTTAAGGCAAATTAGAGTAACAGTAGGCCGTAATTTAGCGGCTGCAAGAAAGAATGCTGGCATGACGCAAGCTGAGGTCATGCGCATTGTGTGGAATGTGGATAACAATAGAAACCGTATTAGTGAAATTGAGAACGGCAATAAGGATTTAACGCTTACAGACTTGCTGATATTTCAAAATCTTTATAACCAGTCGCTTGATTATATTTGCGGCCTATCGGTAGAGCCAGAGCTGGATATGCTGGCAAGCACTGTTAATCATGTGGTAAACCAATCAAGATCAATGGTTGAGTATCTTACAGAGCAGTTTGCAGAAACCATTACCGAACACATGAAGTCGATATGTCGTAACGATCACGAGGCGTTGATGTACGCGTCCAAAGACTTGTGTAGCAAATTGCGAGAAGTTGGGGGTCATGATAAGGAGGTGGCCAACTGTATGAACAAGCTAATGCTAGTTATTAGAGGTATTGAGGCTAAGCAAGCCAGGCAGGTTATGGCTGTGGAAACTCAAATGTTGCAGATAAAACAGCGGCTAGATAAAGAGGATAAGCACATCATGCTATCTGATCTTGATTGTGACTATCAGTACAGCCTGCCCTTGCCGGAGCCTGTATATAGCGATGAAGAAATGGTTAAAGGGGTTAACTGA
- a CDS encoding type II toxin-antitoxin system HicA family toxin, with product MQSRELVKMIEDDGWYLVKIKGSHHQFKHSIKKGRVTIPHPKKDLPKKTIESILKQAGLK from the coding sequence ATGCAAAGTCGTGAATTAGTAAAAATGATTGAGGATGATGGGTGGTATCTAGTAAAGATTAAGGGAAGTCACCACCAATTTAAACATAGTATCAAAAAGGGTAGAGTGACAATCCCTCATCCAAAAAAAGATCTACCGAAAAAAACAATTGAAAGTATTTTAAAACAAGCTGGGTTGAAATAA
- a CDS encoding type II toxin-antitoxin system HicB family antitoxin, with protein sequence MLYPIAIARGDDATAHGIFVPDIKGCISAADNYQDVINNATEAIELCLEGLVEDGENIPLPTDIETHIDNPEYEGMAWALVPVDINRYLGKTEKINVTLPSTLIHMIDEKVAANKKRYKNRSNFLATLAERELISH encoded by the coding sequence ATGTTATACCCAATTGCAATCGCCAGAGGCGACGATGCAACGGCTCATGGCATCTTTGTCCCTGATATTAAAGGCTGTATCTCGGCAGCAGATAACTATCAGGATGTAATTAATAATGCGACTGAAGCTATCGAGCTTTGCCTAGAAGGTTTAGTAGAGGATGGTGAAAATATTCCTCTACCAACTGATATTGAAACACATATAGATAATCCTGAGTATGAAGGAATGGCTTGGGCGCTTGTCCCGGTAGATATTAACCGCTACTTGGGGAAAACAGAGAAAATTAATGTCACATTGCCTAGCACTTTAATTCATATGATTGATGAAAAGGTAGCAGCAAACAAGAAACGTTATAAAAATCGAAGCAATTTTTTAGCAACTTTGGCAGAAAGGGAGTTGATCTCGCACTAG
- a CDS encoding CHAP domain-containing protein — METYLNYDDQGFIVGTKRLESGIKSIGEDTQEIIQILKSQNQINQTVLNRIAKSNERIANKKSMRIQGVVPTYDPNNPDRNNASQPGTQGQEQSKQQHKQDLSSASQTVKSEKRAAGSKDGGALSNVTSNATVKSGSATNRADIQRDSGSNDVNRSTADRGREGLDATNNVTGIVPSATGATRKANNPTGKNGREKKKNDSERDELGRFTAKEKSLFDSLSKIAKSGRTSYGSAQDIDPLIGSMNEVKDVASPLFNMATQAGKMGGMAGKAALRAGRFSFSKYKSLKRKEPLPKEQARHNKQNEETLGEILKRMPSGEGSLLGKLGRGLGLLGGGGKGKGRGKDKSKGKGKGVKAILSGAGAAILGAGKSGGKHIGNAAKALGKTRVLTPLATAIGAGSLASRWDELDNEERTAGIGSIAGGGAGAMAGGAIGSVLIPVPVVGTAIGAAVGGWIGSEGGEVLGRTASPHIKSWTDSIKAYNLPQKMQTKWETGLAPVLSKLSEAAGGMKSWLSRMGDGVSSFFSGDSGIGAPTQAAANASDYAIKNAAYVSLGACAKYVNDAFRAQGLQASGNGVDAAKNLINLNKGKFQEVAYSEGYTPQVGDVMSMPSNSKSKHNYGHVAVYTKEGWVSDYKQGEKYGNTAAPNKDGGGSKSRLTLDISMIDVKES; from the coding sequence ATGGAAACTTATCTTAACTATGATGATCAAGGCTTCATCGTTGGTACCAAGCGGCTGGAAAGCGGCATTAAATCCATTGGTGAAGATACTCAAGAAATCATTCAAATACTAAAATCACAAAATCAGATTAACCAAACGGTATTAAACCGTATAGCCAAGTCTAATGAGCGTATAGCTAACAAAAAGTCTATGCGTATTCAGGGTGTTGTCCCTACTTATGACCCTAATAACCCAGATCGAAATAATGCGAGCCAGCCAGGCACACAAGGCCAGGAACAGTCAAAGCAGCAACACAAGCAGGACTTAAGTAGTGCAAGCCAGACAGTAAAAAGCGAGAAAAGGGCAGCGGGTAGCAAGGACGGTGGTGCTCTTAGCAATGTCACCTCAAATGCTACCGTCAAATCAGGATCAGCTACAAATAGGGCTGATATCCAACGCGATAGCGGCTCAAATGACGTTAATAGATCAACGGCTGATAGAGGCAGGGAGGGTTTAGATGCTACTAATAACGTAACTGGCATCGTACCTAGTGCAACTGGTGCAACACGTAAGGCAAACAATCCTACTGGCAAAAACGGACGTGAGAAAAAGAAAAATGACAGTGAACGTGACGAGCTAGGCCGTTTTACAGCCAAAGAGAAGTCGCTGTTTGACTCATTGTCTAAGATAGCTAAGAGTGGCCGCACAAGTTATGGCAGTGCTCAAGATATTGATCCGCTAATTGGCTCAATGAATGAGGTTAAAGACGTAGCAAGCCCGCTATTTAATATGGCTACACAAGCTGGAAAAATGGGTGGAATGGCTGGCAAGGCAGCTTTAAGGGCCGGCAGGTTCTCATTCTCTAAATACAAAAGCTTGAAGCGTAAAGAGCCATTGCCAAAAGAACAGGCAAGACACAATAAGCAGAACGAGGAAACGCTAGGTGAGATCCTAAAGAGGATGCCGAGTGGTGAGGGCTCACTATTAGGTAAATTAGGGCGTGGCTTAGGTCTTTTGGGAGGCGGCGGAAAAGGCAAAGGCAGGGGCAAGGATAAGAGCAAGGGTAAAGGTAAAGGCGTTAAGGCCATCTTGTCTGGAGCTGGGGCCGCTATCTTAGGTGCTGGCAAGTCTGGCGGTAAACATATTGGTAATGCCGCTAAAGCACTTGGTAAAACTAGGGTGCTAACCCCTCTGGCCACAGCTATTGGGGCAGGCAGCCTGGCAAGTCGATGGGACGAGCTCGACAATGAAGAAAGAACAGCGGGTATTGGTAGCATAGCTGGTGGAGGCGCTGGGGCTATGGCCGGTGGTGCAATCGGCTCAGTACTAATACCAGTCCCAGTGGTGGGTACCGCTATTGGGGCGGCCGTGGGTGGCTGGATAGGTAGCGAGGGCGGCGAGGTTTTAGGCCGTACCGCTTCACCACATATTAAGTCATGGACCGATAGTATTAAGGCTTACAACTTACCTCAAAAAATGCAAACTAAGTGGGAGACAGGATTAGCACCGGTCCTTTCTAAACTAAGTGAAGCGGCCGGCGGCATGAAGTCGTGGCTATCAAGAATGGGTGATGGCGTTAGTAGCTTTTTCAGTGGCGATAGTGGCATTGGAGCACCAACTCAAGCGGCAGCAAATGCCAGTGATTATGCGATTAAAAATGCGGCATATGTATCGCTTGGCGCTTGTGCTAAGTACGTGAATGATGCTTTTCGTGCTCAAGGTTTACAGGCATCGGGTAACGGGGTTGATGCGGCGAAAAACCTAATCAACCTTAACAAAGGCAAGTTTCAAGAGGTGGCATACAGTGAGGGTTATACCCCTCAAGTTGGCGATGTTATGAGCATGCCTTCAAACAGTAAGTCTAAGCATAATTACGGTCACGTTGCGGTATATACAAAAGAAGGGTGGGTTTCAGACTACAAGCAAGGCGAAAAATACGGCAATACCGCAGCGCCTAACAAAGACGGTGGTGGTTCAAAAAGTAGGCTGACATTAGACATATCCATGATTGATGTAAAAGAAAGCTAA
- a CDS encoding IS1 family transposase, whose protein sequence is MQITLYIKCPACLSDSIKKNGFKSYGKQNYKCKDCKRQFIGDHALTYQGCHSQKDSKIRHLMVRGSGIKDIACVERISKGKVLATIKKCHYQITPKQRQYDCLEVDELWTFVGKKTNKQWLIYAYHRDTGEIVAYVWGKRDLNTVKKLKAKLQALGVSCARIASDTWDSFVTGFKGFTQVIGKFFTVGIEGNNCTIRHRVRRAFRRSCNFSKKLENHFKAFDLAFFYINHGYV, encoded by the coding sequence ATGCAAATCACACTATACATCAAATGCCCAGCCTGTCTAAGTGACAGTATAAAGAAAAATGGCTTCAAAAGCTATGGTAAACAAAACTATAAATGCAAAGACTGCAAACGGCAGTTTATTGGCGACCATGCCTTAACGTACCAAGGCTGTCACTCCCAAAAAGATAGCAAAATACGCCATCTTATGGTTCGAGGCAGTGGCATAAAAGACATCGCTTGCGTTGAGAGAATCAGCAAAGGCAAAGTACTGGCCACCATAAAAAAGTGTCACTACCAAATAACCCCCAAGCAAAGGCAATACGACTGTCTTGAAGTCGATGAGCTTTGGACATTCGTAGGCAAGAAGACCAACAAACAATGGCTAATTTATGCCTATCACCGTGACACAGGTGAAATTGTTGCCTATGTGTGGGGAAAACGAGACCTTAACACTGTCAAAAAGCTTAAAGCTAAACTGCAAGCCTTAGGCGTAAGTTGTGCTAGAATCGCTAGTGATACCTGGGATAGCTTTGTTACCGGTTTTAAGGGCTTTACCCAAGTCATTGGCAAGTTTTTCACGGTCGGTATTGAAGGTAATAATTGCACTATCAGACATCGAGTAAGGCGAGCATTTAGGCGAAGTTGTAACTTTTCTAAAAAGCTGGAAAATCACTTTAAAGCCTTTGATTTAGCTTTCTTTTACATCAATCATGGATATGTCTAA
- a CDS encoding phage tail tip lysozyme, producing MNHHHKDYYEEIKSGKIKPTIARMIPDGTLPTGSSTDVSSSRLTSQNEKTRRDQAMQYFMSQGWTKQQAAGIVANIQKESRFDPRAQGDKDKNGVYRAHGLAQWRDSRLADFRNTMGKSVQQASFEEQLAFIQYELTKGKEKAAGNKLKQAKTAGQSGAIMSEHYERPGAVEAEKRERAKIAEGIYNNTAVQSVQQKTKTTNSVLGVNVGGLANNFVAGNTPAYLPASQSIGLDLGASILKNVLNIPEMPSFKLPLAGGGLDKPIIVQSNNESIGQNVSDRDLAHAITGGIGMSRAWD from the coding sequence TTGAACCACCACCACAAAGACTACTACGAAGAAATTAAGTCAGGCAAGATTAAGCCCACTATTGCACGTATGATACCAGATGGGACACTGCCAACAGGTAGCAGTACTGATGTTAGCTCAAGCAGACTAACTTCACAAAATGAAAAGACTAGACGTGATCAGGCTATGCAATACTTCATGTCTCAAGGTTGGACTAAGCAGCAAGCCGCTGGTATTGTAGCTAACATCCAAAAAGAAAGTAGGTTCGACCCTAGAGCCCAAGGGGATAAAGATAAAAACGGTGTTTATAGGGCCCACGGATTAGCTCAATGGCGAGATAGCAGGCTTGCAGACTTCCGTAACACTATGGGTAAGTCAGTACAGCAAGCGTCGTTCGAAGAGCAGTTAGCTTTTATTCAGTATGAGCTAACGAAGGGTAAAGAGAAGGCGGCTGGTAATAAGCTAAAACAAGCCAAAACAGCAGGCCAATCCGGGGCTATTATGTCAGAGCACTACGAGCGACCAGGTGCAGTTGAGGCTGAAAAGAGAGAGCGTGCGAAAATTGCAGAGGGTATCTATAACAATACAGCGGTTCAGTCGGTTCAACAAAAAACCAAAACAACTAACAGTGTATTAGGTGTTAATGTTGGTGGCTTGGCCAATAACTTTGTTGCAGGTAACACGCCAGCCTACCTACCAGCCAGCCAGTCAATAGGCCTCGATTTGGGCGCGTCAATACTAAAAAATGTGCTTAACATCCCTGAAATGCCTTCGTTTAAATTGCCGCTGGCAGGTGGCGGTCTAGACAAGCCCATCATTGTTCAGTCAAATAATGAGAGCATAGGCCAAAACGTGTCTGATAGAGATTTGGCACATGCAATTACAGGCGGTATTGGTATGAGTAGAGCTTGGGACTAA